The sequence ACTCAGCGCCCCACACCCGGACACCGTCCTGCACGCACTGCGCGACATCGCCCGCCACACCCGCGGCGCCATGCAAGTGCGCTGGCGCATGGACGGCTTCACCAGCCCACCCCGACCCAACGGCACCCCCCGCAACCACCTCGGCTTCAAAGACGGCACCGCCAACCCCGACATCACCGACCCCACCATCGCCCGACAACTCCTGTGGACCGACGGCAACGGCGAACCCCCCTGGACCACCGGCGGGACCTACCAGGTCGTACGACTCATCCGCATGCTCGTCGAATTCTGGGACCGCGTCTCCCTCACCGAACAGGAACGGATGCTCGGCCGAGCCCGCGACACCGGCGCCCCACTCGACGGCACACACGAGTTCGACACACCCAAATTCGCACAGGACCCCATGGGCGACGTCATCCCCCTGGACAGCCACATCCGAGTGGCCAACCCCCGCACCACGAAAACCGACAACTCCCGCATCCTGCGCCGCGCCTACAACTACGACCACGGCATGGACAACGACGGCAACCTCGACATGGGACTCATCTTCGTCTGCTACCAACAGGACCTCGAACGACAGTTCACCGCCATACAGAAACGACTGGCCGGCGAACCACTCGTCGACTACATCACCCCCTACGGCGGCGGCTACTTCTTCGCACTACCCGGCGTCAACGACCGCACCGACTGGCTCGGCCGCGGACTGCTCGCCTGAGCAGGCGCCCGCCGAGGGCAACCGACAGCAACCAGGGGCGACCCGAAAGCGACCGGGGACCCGTCCCCGGCCACGCACACCGAACCGCCCCCCTCTGTTCACCGGGACGTCACCACCGGGCCGTTGTCATGTCGCGGCTCACCCGGACGATCGCGTTCGACACCGTGCGCGAATCGACATCGGCACGCGTAAGCACCACAAAGCGGAGGCTGACACAGCATGAGCACCACGGGCAGTACGAGCAGGTCAAGAAGAGGTCCGCGGCAGCGGACCGCGCGCTGGGGGGCGTTCGCCGGAGCAGCGGCGCTCGTACTGCTGGGCGGAACCGCGCCCGCCCACGCCGACACCGCGCACCACAGCGGCGGCGGCGACAGCACGACCACCCCGATCAAGCACCTGGTGGTCCTCTTCGACGAGAACGTGTCGTTCGACCACTACTTCGGCACCTACCCGCAGGCCGCCAACACCGACGGCACGAAGTTCACCGCGGCGAAGAACACGCCGAAGAACATCGACACGGCCGCGCACGCCGGCCTGGTCAAGAAGAACCCGAACCAGTACGCGCCGCAGCGGCTGAGCCCGTCCGAGGCCGTCACCTGCGACCAGAACCACTCCTACGGCCCCGAGCAGTACGCCGCGAACGGCGGCAAGGCCGACCAGTACGTGCAGAACACCGACTCCGGCAAGTGCTCGGGCGGCCTGTTCTACCAGCCCGGCCTGGTGATGGACTACTACGACGGCAACACGGTCACCGGCCTGTGGAACTACGCCCAGCACTACACGCTCGGCGACAACTCCTACAGCTCCAACTACGGCCCCTCGACCCCGGGTGCGCTCAACCTGGTCTCCGGCCAGACGCACGGCGTGATCTCGGTGGACCCGAAGTCCGGCACGGAGAACCCGAAGCAGACCGCCACGCCCGACCCGTACACCGTGGTCTCCCCGAACGCCAAGGGTGTCGGCACGGTCGCCAACGACCCCGACCCGGCCTTCGACGACTGCTCGGACAACAGCCACACCAGCACCAACGCGCTCGGTGAGCTGACCGGCAAGAACGTCGGCGACCTGCTCAACTCCCAGAAGGTCAGCTGGGGCTGGTTCCAGGGCGGCTTCCGCCCCTCCACCGCGTGGGACGGCAAGCAGGGCGACTACGCCAGCTGCCTGGGCAGCACGCACGCCAACGTGGCCGGCGCCTCCTCGGTCGACTACAGCCCGCACCACTCGCCGTTCCAGTACTACAAGTCCACGTCCAACCCGCACCACCTGCCGCCCAAGAACACGGCCGAGATCGGCCACAACGGCCAGGCGAACCACAACTACGACCTGACCGACTTCGACTCGGCGCTGAAGGCCGGCAACCTGCCCGCCGTCAGCTTCCTGAAGGCGGCCGAGTACCAGGACGGCCACGCGGCCTACTCCGACCCGATCGACGAGCAGAACTTCCTGGTCAAGGAGATCAACGCGATCCAGTCCTCCGCGGACTGGAAGGACACCGCGGTCGTGGTGGCGTACGACGACTCCGACGGCTGGTACGACCACGCCTACGCGGTGCCGCACAACGGCTCCAAGGACACCACGGTCGGCTCCAACAACAAGGCCGCCGACAGCCCCGCCTGCCAGGCCGGCCCGGCCGCCGCGCAGGGCTACAACGACCGCTGCGGCCCCGGCACCCGGCAGCCGCTGCTGGTCATCTCGCCCTACAGCAAGGTGAACTCGGTCGACCACACGCAGACCGAGCAGGCGTCGATCACGAAGTTCATCGAGGACAACTGGAAGACCGGCCGGATCGGTGACGGGTCCTTCGACGCCCGCGCGGGCAGCCTCACCGGCGCGTTCGACTTCAAGCACCCGAACAACAAGCAGGTGCTGCTGAACACCAACGGCTCGGTGAAGTCGGTCAAGCAGATCAGCAGCCACCCGACGCCCCCCGGCAAGCCGGGCAAGCCCGGGCACGGCGGCAGCGGCGGCTCGTCGAGCAGCTCGACCGGCGGCGGCAACGACCCGTCCACGCAGCTCGCGCAGACCGGTACCTCCTCCCCCGCCCTGCCGCTCGGCATCACCGCGGGCGTCCTGGTGGTCGGCGGCGGCGCGCTGTACTACGCCCGCCGGAACCGCGCCACGCGCAGCGTGGCCTGACCGCGCCACCGCGCAAGGCACCACCGCACCACCGCGCTAGAGCGCTAGAGCGCTAGAGCGCTAGAGCGCTAGAGCACCTTCGGCCGCCACGCACGGGGCCTGCGAGGGGCCGTCCCGGAAGTCTCCGGGGCGGCCCCTCCGCCATGCCCGGGCACGCCGCTCCGCCACGCCCGCACACGCGTCGGGCCTTGAAGCAACCGCCGGACGGTCGCGCCGCGTTGTGTTCACGAGCTGAACGCATTTCACCGCTCACGGTCACGCCTGACATCCCTCCGTATTCCGATACGGGCTTTGCGCACAACTCTTGACATGGATGAAACACAGGGAGAAACATTCCGGTGTGCGTCGGGAGAGCGCTCTCACTGATCAACCGGTGGGCGCCCGCCCGGAGTTCGACACGTTTGACCCCCCACCCTGGAATCAGGAGAGTCGCCCATGCTCCCTCCCCCCACCGGCACCATGGCGCTGAGACCCGTGGCGCCCGCGGACCGTCGCAGACGGCGGAACATCGTGGCCGCGGTGATCACCGCCCTGGTCGTCTCGCTGCTGCTGTTCGTGCCGATGCGGTCCGCCCACGCGGCCGACAGCCTGCTCTCGCAGGGCAAGACCGCCACCGCCTCCTCCACCGAGAACGCCGGCACCCCCGCCTCCGCGGCCGTCGACGGCGACACCGGCACCCGCTGGTCCAGCGCCGCCTCCGACCCACAGTGGCTCCAGGTCGACCTCGGCGCCTCCGCCACCATCACCTCGGTGACCCTCAACTGGGAGACGGCGTACGCCACCGCGTTCAAGATCCAGCTGTCGTCGGACGGCGCCAACTGGACCGACGCGTACTCCACCACGACCGGAACCGGCGGCAAGCAGACGGTTTCCGTAAACGGTTCCGGGCGTTATGTCCGGATGTACGGCACCGCGCGCGCCACCGGATACGGCTACTCGCTCTGGGAGTTCCAGGTCTACGGCTCGGCCGGCGGCACCACTCCGCCGAGCGGCGCGACCCTGATCTCGCAGGGCCGCCCGGCGACCGCCTCCTCGACCGAGAACGCCGGCACCCCGGCCTCCGCGGCGGTCGACGGCGACACCGGCACCCGCTGGTCCAGCGCCGCCTCCGACCCGCAGTGGCTCCAGGTCGACCTGGGCGCCACCTCGACGATCAGCTCCGTCACCCTCAACTGGGAGACGGCGTACGGCAAGTCGTTCAAGATCCAGACCTCGGACGACGGTTCGACCTGGACCGACGTCTACTCCACCACCACCGGCACCGGCGGCAACCAGACGCTGAACGTCACCGGCTCCGGCCGCTACGTGCGGATGTACGGGACCGCGCGCGGCACCCAGTACGGCTACTCGCTCTGGGAGTTCCAGGTCTACGGCACCGCGGGCGACGACTCCGGCGGCGGGGACAACGGCGGCACCACCGGTGGCGGCACCGGCCCGATCCAGGGCGGCGGCGACCTCGGCCCGAACGTGAAGGTCTTCGACCCCTCGACGCCCGACATCCAGGGGCAGTTGGACTCGATCTTCGCCCAGCAGGAGAGCAACCAGTTCGGCGACGCCCGCTACCAGGTGTTCTTCAAGCCGGGCACGTACAACAACATCAACGACCAGATCGGCTTCTACACGTCCGTCTCCGGTCTCGGCAAGAACCCGGACGACGTCCAGATCAACGGCGACATGACCGTGGACGCCGGCTGGTTCAACGGCAACGCCACGCAGAACTTCTGGCGCAGCGTGGAGAACATGGCCATCAAGCCGGTCAGCGGGGACGACCGCTGGGCCGTCGCGCAGGCCGCGCCGTTCCGCCGCATGCACGTCGAGGGCGGCCTCAACCTGGCGCCCAACGGCTACGGTTGGGCCAGCGGCGGCTACATCGCCGACAGCAAGATCGACGGCACCGTCGGCCCGTACTCGCAGCAGCAGTGGTACACCCGTGACAGCTCGATCGGCGGCTGGACCAACGGCGTGTGGAACATGGTGTTCTCCGGTGTCCAGGGTGCTCCCGCCCAGGGCTTCCCGAACCCGGTCTACACGACGCTGAACACCACGCCCGAGTCGCGGGACAAGCCGTACATGTACCTGGACGGCAGCGGCAACTACCAGGTGTTCGTGCCGAACATGCGCACCAACGCCAGCGGGGTGGACTGGCCGAACACGCCGGGCACCTCGATCCCGCTGACCCAGTTCTACGTCGCGAAGCCCGGCGTGTCCGCGGAGACCATCAACGCGGCGCTCGCGCAGGGCCTCAACCTGGTGCTCACCCCGGGCATCTACCACATCGACCAGCCGATCAACGTCACCCGCGCCAACACGGTGGTGCTCGGCCTCGGTTACGCCACGGTCATCCCGGACAACGGCGTGGACGCGATGAAGGTCGCCGACGTGGACGGCGTGAAGCTGGCCGGCTTCCTGATCGACGCGGGCGCCGGCAAGTCGCCGCAACTGCTGCAGGTCGGCGCGCCGGGCTCCTCGGCGAGCCACGCGAGCAACCCGACGACCATCCAGGACGTGTTCGCGCGGGTCGGCGGCGCGGGCCCGGGCCAGGCGGGTACGGCCTTCGAGATCAACAGCAACGACGTGGTGATCGACCACACCTGGCTGTGGCGGGCCGACCACGGCGCGGGCGTCGGGTGGACCACCAACCCGGCGGACGAGGGCCTGAAGGTCAACGGCAACAACGTGCTGGCGACCGGCCTGTTCGTGGAGCACTTCGAGAAGTACGACGTCGAGTGGGCGGGCCAGAACGGGAAGACGATCTTCTTCCAGAACGAGATCGCCTACGATCCGCCCAACCAGGCGGCCATCCAGAACGGCAACACCCGAGGTTTCGCCGCCTACAAGGTGGACAACAACGTCACCAGCCACGAGGGCTGGGGACTGGGCAGCTACTGCAACTTCACCGCGGACCCGACGATCATCCAGGACCACGGGTTCGAGGCGCCGAACACGCCAGGGGTGAAGTTCCACGACCTGCTCGTGGTGTCGCTCGGCGGGATGGGCCAGTACGCCCACGTCATCAATGACACGGGACCGGGTACCTCGGGTACCTCGACCACCCCGTCGACGGTGACCAGCTACCCGTAGCCGCACCGCGGTGGGGAAGGGCGCACGCAGTACACGGTGAACAGTGCGGGAGGGGGCCGTCGTCCGGCAGCGGACGGCGGTCCCTTCCGCTGTCCCGGTCCCGGGGCGCCGGTCGGCATAGACTCGCGCCGCATGAGCGCAGGGCAGATGCACCCGGATCAGCATCCGATCGGGGACGACCTCGTACGGCGGCTGGTCGCGGGGCAGTTCCCGCGGTGGTCGGGTCGTACGGTGCGGCGGCTCGCGTCCGGGGGCACGGTGAACGCGATGTACCGGCTCGGGGAC comes from Streptomyces sp. NBC_00448 and encodes:
- the efeB gene encoding iron uptake transporter deferrochelatase/peroxidase subunit; its protein translation is MTTDTHGPAGGELRRRGFLRGAAVGVGAVGAVAGGAAALTGSSAAAATPSPGAKAAAAPFHGPHQAGITQAVQQSSVFLSFDVTAADRRELVELLHTVTERARFLTTGGTPAALGITDSPSDSGTLGPQVPHDGLTVTAGVGASLFDNRFGLADRKPLRLTTMPAFADDDLQPDRCHGDLSLQLSAPHPDTVLHALRDIARHTRGAMQVRWRMDGFTSPPRPNGTPRNHLGFKDGTANPDITDPTIARQLLWTDGNGEPPWTTGGTYQVVRLIRMLVEFWDRVSLTEQERMLGRARDTGAPLDGTHEFDTPKFAQDPMGDVIPLDSHIRVANPRTTKTDNSRILRRAYNYDHGMDNDGNLDMGLIFVCYQQDLERQFTAIQKRLAGEPLVDYITPYGGGYFFALPGVNDRTDWLGRGLLA
- a CDS encoding phospholipase C — translated: MSTTGSTSRSRRGPRQRTARWGAFAGAAALVLLGGTAPAHADTAHHSGGGDSTTTPIKHLVVLFDENVSFDHYFGTYPQAANTDGTKFTAAKNTPKNIDTAAHAGLVKKNPNQYAPQRLSPSEAVTCDQNHSYGPEQYAANGGKADQYVQNTDSGKCSGGLFYQPGLVMDYYDGNTVTGLWNYAQHYTLGDNSYSSNYGPSTPGALNLVSGQTHGVISVDPKSGTENPKQTATPDPYTVVSPNAKGVGTVANDPDPAFDDCSDNSHTSTNALGELTGKNVGDLLNSQKVSWGWFQGGFRPSTAWDGKQGDYASCLGSTHANVAGASSVDYSPHHSPFQYYKSTSNPHHLPPKNTAEIGHNGQANHNYDLTDFDSALKAGNLPAVSFLKAAEYQDGHAAYSDPIDEQNFLVKEINAIQSSADWKDTAVVVAYDDSDGWYDHAYAVPHNGSKDTTVGSNNKAADSPACQAGPAAAQGYNDRCGPGTRQPLLVISPYSKVNSVDHTQTEQASITKFIEDNWKTGRIGDGSFDARAGSLTGAFDFKHPNNKQVLLNTNGSVKSVKQISSHPTPPGKPGKPGHGGSGGSSSSSTGGGNDPSTQLAQTGTSSPALPLGITAGVLVVGGGALYYARRNRATRSVA
- a CDS encoding discoidin domain-containing protein, which produces MALRPVAPADRRRRRNIVAAVITALVVSLLLFVPMRSAHAADSLLSQGKTATASSTENAGTPASAAVDGDTGTRWSSAASDPQWLQVDLGASATITSVTLNWETAYATAFKIQLSSDGANWTDAYSTTTGTGGKQTVSVNGSGRYVRMYGTARATGYGYSLWEFQVYGSAGGTTPPSGATLISQGRPATASSTENAGTPASAAVDGDTGTRWSSAASDPQWLQVDLGATSTISSVTLNWETAYGKSFKIQTSDDGSTWTDVYSTTTGTGGNQTLNVTGSGRYVRMYGTARGTQYGYSLWEFQVYGTAGDDSGGGDNGGTTGGGTGPIQGGGDLGPNVKVFDPSTPDIQGQLDSIFAQQESNQFGDARYQVFFKPGTYNNINDQIGFYTSVSGLGKNPDDVQINGDMTVDAGWFNGNATQNFWRSVENMAIKPVSGDDRWAVAQAAPFRRMHVEGGLNLAPNGYGWASGGYIADSKIDGTVGPYSQQQWYTRDSSIGGWTNGVWNMVFSGVQGAPAQGFPNPVYTTLNTTPESRDKPYMYLDGSGNYQVFVPNMRTNASGVDWPNTPGTSIPLTQFYVAKPGVSAETINAALAQGLNLVLTPGIYHIDQPINVTRANTVVLGLGYATVIPDNGVDAMKVADVDGVKLAGFLIDAGAGKSPQLLQVGAPGSSASHASNPTTIQDVFARVGGAGPGQAGTAFEINSNDVVIDHTWLWRADHGAGVGWTTNPADEGLKVNGNNVLATGLFVEHFEKYDVEWAGQNGKTIFFQNEIAYDPPNQAAIQNGNTRGFAAYKVDNNVTSHEGWGLGSYCNFTADPTIIQDHGFEAPNTPGVKFHDLLVVSLGGMGQYAHVINDTGPGTSGTSTTPSTVTSYP